Proteins encoded in a region of the Tripterygium wilfordii isolate XIE 37 chromosome 21, ASM1340144v1, whole genome shotgun sequence genome:
- the LOC119987849 gene encoding uncharacterized protein LOC119987849, whose product MNFSGQLVHQALLRQVVNSAKEESGVILFRFKFAGKRATFSIAEFALITGLLCGDVPPLSSLIDTSVHRIRDLYFGGNKSIGRNKLDEVFMSCDPEPGKEEDVLKLALVYFLESVLLPRERSRNIDIQWLQLVDNVNVFNKYPWGSVSYARTAKSLASVMVGRAEKFKKRSTKMEKYSIYGFPLVLQIWLYEAVPRIGMSYTNVREENRFPRILNWSSTATPESNAIVSNIFDMKKLEVHDTLVPTDLELGQEYLSSIGIPKLKETTNVVGSSKTKKKSSKKKSNVADEGNVAVDAFENLFGDEDNNRHNPEIEREDDPMGRVIEKLLGMEKLLIEQKKINRLLRNEVTTYFDAFFQSVEDNMKTVVEFRIGTNMEVDNEVLSDEIEPQNKGLENKENDTKEEEDKVEENEEKVENEEKEDDVVQVKENKEKEPEPEQEQEQE is encoded by the exons ATGAATTTCTCTGGCCAGTTGGTACATCAAGCTCTACTACGACAAGTTGTAAACTCTGCTAAAGAAGAATCTGGTGTGATATTATTCAGGTTCAAATTTGCTGGAAAGAGGGCAACATTTTCTATTGCTGAATTTGCTCTTATCACTGGTTTGTTATGTGGTGATGTCCCTCCCCTGTCTAGCTTGATTGACACTTCTGTGCATAGGATTAGAGACTTGTATTTTGGTGGAAATAAGAGCATTGGTAGAAATAAGTTAGATGAAGTTTTCATGAGTTGTGATCCTGAACCTGGAAAGGAAGAAGATGTGTTGAAGCTAGCTCTGGTATATTTTTTGGAGTCTGTTTTACTGCCTAGGGAGCGTAGTAGGAACATAGATATCCAGTGGTTGCAATTGGTTGATAATGTTAATGTGTTTAATAAGTATCCATGGGGATCTGTGAGCTATGCACGTACTGCAAAGTCTCTTGCATCTGTCATGGTAGGTCGTgctgaaaaatttaaaaaaagatcgACAAAGATGGAAAAGTACAGCATATATGGATTCCCGCTAGTACTTCAG ATATGGCTTTATGAAGCGGTGCCGCGCATCGGTATGTCTTACACAAATGTGAGGGAAGAAAACCGGTTTCCCCGAATATTGAACTGGAGCAGCACTGCCACTCCAGAATCTAATGCTATTGTCTCcaatatttttgatatgaaaaag CTAGAAGTGCATGATACGCTTGTCCCTACTGATTTAGAGTTAGGGCAGGAATATTTGAGTAGTATTGGGATCCCCAAGTTAAAGGAGACGACCAATGTTGTGGGGAGCTccaagacaaagaagaagagctcaaagaagaagagcaatgTAGCGGATGAGGGCAATGTTGCGGTGGATGCGTTTGAGAATTTGTTTGGAGATGAGGACAATAATCGCCACAACCCTGAGATTGAGCGGGAGGATGATCCAATGGGAAGA GTTATTGAGAAGTTACTTGGGATGGAGAAGTTGTTGATTGagcagaaaaaaataaataggttGTTGAGGAATGAGGTTACAActtattttgatgcatttttcCAGTCTGTGGAGGATAATATGAAGACAGTAGTGGAATTTAGAATAGGAACTAACATGGAGGTGGATAATGAGGTTCTAAGTGATGAGATTGAACCTCAAAACAAGGGGTTGGAGAATAAGGAGAATGAtacgaaggaggaggaggataaggtggaggaaaatgaggaaaagGTGGAGAATGAGGAGAAGGAGGATGATGTAGTTCAAGTAAAAGAGAATAAGGAGAAGGAGCCGGAGccggagcaggagcaggagcaggagtag
- the LOC119988522 gene encoding NADPH-dependent oxidoreductase 2-alkenal reductase-like, whose protein sequence is MANDGGQVRRNKQVKLKEYVKGFPKESDLYVTSDSTIELRVPDGSPEGAILVKNLYLSCDPYMRNRLGESKYAESPSYLLDAPISGFGVSKVVDSKHPNFKIDDLLWSSRIQWEEYSVITKPEGFFKIQHTDVPLSYYTGILGMPGITAYFGFHDICSPKKGEYVFISAASGAVGQLVGQFAKLTGCYVVGSAGSKEKVELLKTKFGFDDAFNYKEVNDLDATLKRFFPEGIDIYFENVGGKMLDAVLLNMRVHGRIAVCGMISQYNLDRPEPVYNLATVIYKRVRLAGFVSFDFFSRYSELLDAVLPYIREKKINYLEDVAEGLDSGPAALVGLFSGRNIGKQVVAVAHE, encoded by the exons ATGGCTAATGATGGTGGTCAAGTGAGGAGGAACAAACAGGTGAAGCTGAAGGAGTATGTGAAAGGTTTCCCTAAGGAATCGGACCTGTACGTGACATCAGATAGCACTATCGAGCTCAGAGTGCCGGATGGGTCTCCAGAGGGTGCTATTTTGGTCAAGAATCTCTACTTGTCTTGCGATCCTTACATGCGTAACCGATTGGGAGAGTCCAAATATGCCGAGTCCCCTTCCTATCTTCTTGACGCT CCCATAAGTGGATTTGGGGTGTCCAAGGTTGTGGACTCTAAGCATCCTAACTTCAAGATTGATGACCTTCTTTGGTCCAGCAGAATTCAATGGGAGGAGTACAGTGTTATCACAAAACCTGAAGGTTTCTTCAAAATCCAGCACACTGATGTACCCTTGTCTTACTACACTGGGATTCTTG GTATGCCTGGAATTACTGCCTATTTTGGTTTTCATGATATTTGTTCTCCAAAGAAAGGAGAGTATGTCTTCATTTCAGCGGCATCTGGTGCTGTTGGTCAGCTTGTGGGGCAATTTGCAAAGCTAACTGGTTGTTATGTTGTTGGAAGTGCCGGAAGCAAAGAAAAG GTTGAACTCTTAAAGACTAAGTTTGGATTTGACGATGCTTTCAATTATAAAGAGGTGAACGACTTGGATGCAACTTTGAAAAG GTTTTTTCCAGAAGGCATTGACATTTACTTTGAGAATGTTGGAGGGAAAATGCTTGATGCAGTGCTCCTTAACATGAGAGTCCACGGTCGGATTGCTGTATGTGGAATGATCTCTCAGTACAATCTTGATCGTCCTGAACCTGTCTACAATTTGGCAACTGTTATATATAAACGTGTTCGTCTTGCGGGCTTTGTCTCTTTCGATTTCTTCTCCCGATACTCGGAGTTGTTAGATGCAGTGCTGCCTTACATCAGAGAAAAGAAGATAAATTATTTGGAAGATGTAGCTGAAGGCCTCGATAGTGGACCTGCAGCTTTGGTAGGACTTTTCAGTGGACGCAACATAGGGAAGCAAGTAGTTGCTGTAGCTCATGAGTGA